One Scomber scombrus chromosome 4, fScoSco1.1, whole genome shotgun sequence genomic region harbors:
- the znrf3 gene encoding E3 ubiquitin-protein ligase znrf3, which translates to MMISPRRGSDRVPDSVVLVILVVAASLGTVFAKDTAFVEVVLFESSPNGDYTTYTTGLQGRFSKAGATISAEGEIVQMHPLGLCNNNDEEDLYEYGWVGVVKLEQPELDPSCLTVLGKAKRAVQRGATAVIFDVSENPDAIDQLNQVAEDPLKRPVVYVKGNDAVKLMNIVNKQKVARARIQHRPPRQPTEYFDMGIFLAFFVVVSLVCLILLIKIKLKQRRSQSSMNRMAIQALEKMETRKFKAKGKAQRESSCGASDSLSSSSTSDCAICLEKYIDGEELRVIPCAHRFHKKCVDPWLLQHHTCPHCRHNIIEQKKGNPGPACMDPGNPVHGRQQRVVLPVHYPGRVHRAGQVTAYPTRTSMDPHGNPITVLTVDQHPDPQGLYPPQSTSAFLRSYHPTLHLDHSLNPHHCGLEHRGPPAYQAQPHHAAFKRPKFHGRNFSRAACFSQYETMYQHYYFQGLTFPQQPEGGQGPAMAGQLGGGAGAHKGHHSRAFQQGLLYPTVVHMAPASSSRIGDTGSTSGLSCYHGHRSVCSGYLADCPGSDSSSSSSGQCHCSSSDSMLDCTEVSNQGVYGSCSTFRSSLSSDYDPYVYRSKSPCRGSAGEAGATGCTSVPAEDSSSPAPLGHDCLQLPPGASGYNSGDHLSNCSLEPNYSSRSSLEPRENSNTSTTSGGAPEAIGADRGKGAQDESGELGAAACSCCFEVLPPNVECKGQDLDQAGPLASGHCHRGMEFQSSTSKNYFVSEHMCPSSEQVSYEGLPCCFYKEMKVHRATAGRYTEDYAVNVQYAHADSETCSGQACCELNQRIPIIPEDTDCEMGTGAETQSSLLPVNVTVEAELRTGERHETREGYFTSGQFRGQPYPQEEETRALFHPQLSGSPNALGSSTTNDGGLGI; encoded by the exons ATGCATCCTTTGGGATTATGTAACAATAACGATGAGGAGGACCTATATGAGTACGGATGGGTTGGAGTGGTGAAGCTGGAGCAACCCGAGCTGGACCCCAGTTGTCTCACCGTGCTGGGAAag GCAAAGAGAGCAGTGCAGAGAGGAGCCACAGCCGTCATCTTTGATGTGTCAGAAAATCCAGATGCCATCGACCAG CTGAACCAGGTTGCCGAGGATCCCCTGAAGCGGCCGGTTGTGTACGTGAAGGGCAACGATGCTGTGAAGTTGATGAACATCGTCAACAAACAGAAAGTGGCCCGGGCTCGCATACAACACAGACCACCGAGG CAGCCCACGGAATATTTTGACATGGGTATCTTTCTGGCTTTCTTCGTGGTCGTGTCGCTGGTTTGCCTCATTCTGCTCATCAAGATCAAACTCAAGCAAAGGAGAAGCCAG AGCTCGATGAACAGAATGGCCATCCAGGCTTTGGAAAAGATGGAGACACGAAAGTTCAAGGCCAAAGGAAAAGCCCAGCGTGAGAGCAGCTGTGGAGCCTCTGATTCACTGAGCAGCAGCTCCACCTCTGACTGCGCCATCTGTCTGGAGAAGTACATTGATGGggag GAGCTGCGAGTCATCCCCTGTGCACACAgatttcataaaaaatgtgtcGATCCCTGGCTGCTCCAGCATCACACCTGTCCCCACTGTAGACATAACATCATTG aaCAAAAGAAGGGAAATCCGGGACCAGCATGCATGGACCCCGGCAACCCAGTCCATGGCCGGCAGCAGAGGGTGGTGCTGCCCGTCCATTATCCTGGCAGGGTGCACCGTGCAGGCCAGGTGACAGCCTACCCAACCAGAACAAGCATGGACCCGCATGGAAACCCCATTACTGTGCTCACTGTGGACCAGCACCCAGATCCTCAAGGTTTGTACCCACCCCAATCAACGTCTGCCTTCCTCCGGAGCTACCACCCCACCCTCCATCTGGACCACTCACTCAACCCTCACCATTGCGGATTGGAGCACCGTGGACCCCCTGCCTACCAAGCACAACCGCATCACGCTGCTTTTAAACGACCCAAATTCCACGGGCGCAACTTCTCCCGAGCAGCCTGCTTCTCGCAGTACGAGACTATGTACCAGCACTACTATTTTCAGGGGTTGACTTTCCCTCAGCAACCTGAGGGTGGCCAAGGGCCTGCGATGGCAGGACAGCTTGGTGGTGGAGCAGGGGCTCATAAGGGCCACCACAGCAGGGCCTTCCAGCAGGGACTGTTATACCCCACAGTGGTACACATGGCACCTGCCTCTTCTTCAAGGATAGGTGATACCGGCAGCACTTCTGGCCTGAGCTGTTACCATGGCCACCGCTCAGTGTGCAGCGGTTACCTCGCTGACTGCCCTGgtagtgacagcagcagcagcagctcaggcCAGTGTCACTGTTCCTCCAGTGACTCCATGTTGGACTGTACTGAGGTCAGCAACCAGGGGGTGTACGGTAGCTGCTCTACTTTCCGCAGCTCGTTGAGCAGTGACTACGATCCTTATGTCTACCGAAGTAAGAGCCCATGTAGGGGCTCCGCAGGGGAAGCAGGGGCTACGGGTTGCACCTCAGTTCCTGCTGAGGACTCGTCATCCCCTGCTCCCTTGGGACATGATTGCCTCCAGCTTCCTCCTGGGGCTTCGGGATATAACTCGGGGGACCACCTCTCCAACTGCAGCTTGGAGCCCAATTACAGCAGTCGCTCATCACTGGAACCCAGGGAGAACAGCAACACTAGCACTACCTCAGGCGGGGCTCCAGAGGCTATCGGAGCAGACAGGGGGAAGGGGGCACAAGACGAGTCAGGGGAGCTAGGGGCTGCAGCCTGTAGCTGCTGCTTCGAGGTGCTTCCTCCCAATGTGGAGTGCAAGGGGCAGGACTTGGACCAAGCTGGGCCTCTGGCCTCAGGACACTGTCACAGGGGGATGGAATTTCAGAGCTCCACCTCCAAGAACTACTTTGTTTCTGAGCACATGTGCCCTTCCTCGGAGCAGGTTAGCTACGAAGGGCTACCTTGCTGTTTCTACAAAGAGATGAAGGTCCACAGGGCCACAGCAGGGCGCTACACAGAGGACTACGCTGTTAATGTGCAGTATGCGCATGCAGACTCGGAAACCTGTTCTGGACAGGCCTGCTGTGAACTGAACCAGAGAATACCCATAATTCCTGAGGACACAGATTGTGAAATGGGCACAGGGGCAGAGACCCAGAGCAGTTTAttgcctgtcaatgtcacagtGGAGGCAGAATTGCGGACAGGGGAGCGACATGAGACCAGGGAGGGGTATTTCACCTCAGGACAGTTTAGAGGTCAGCCATACCCTCAGGAGGAGGAGACCAGGGCTTTATTTCACCCTCAGCTCTCTGGAAGCCCCAATGCATTGGGAAGCAGTACAACAAATGATGGAGGTCTGGGTATATGA